The Altererythrobacter sp. ZODW24 genome window below encodes:
- a CDS encoding iron-sulfur cluster assembly accessory protein has translation MNAPTLSLTPNAAKRVATIAEKQAKPAILRLSVEGGGCSGFQYKFDLADGPDGDDIVSETDGVRLVVDPVSLDLVAGSTVDFVESLGGAAFKVENPQAAAGCGCGSSFGI, from the coding sequence ATGAACGCTCCCACCCTCTCTCTGACGCCGAACGCTGCAAAGCGCGTGGCGACGATTGCTGAAAAGCAGGCCAAGCCGGCTATTCTTCGGCTTTCAGTCGAGGGTGGAGGCTGCTCAGGCTTCCAATATAAGTTCGATCTGGCGGATGGCCCTGACGGTGACGACATAGTCAGCGAAACTGATGGTGTGCGTTTGGTAGTGGACCCCGTGAGCCTCGACCTTGTCGCCGGCAGCACTGTCGATTTCGTCGAATCGCTCGGCGGCGCGGCGTTTAAGGTCGAAAACCCGCAGGCTGCGGCTGGTTGCGGCTGCGGATCCAGTTTCGGAATTTGA
- a CDS encoding (2Fe-2S) ferredoxin domain-containing protein, producing MSSKKERHKAECALAKIGGEETQRHIFLCAVSDKQKCCDRETGKKSWNYLKKRMKQLGLVGPKKSASGGVARTKADCLQVCAAGPIAVVWPENVWYHSCNEEALEQIIQEHLIGGRPVEEFRLHARDGETP from the coding sequence ATGAGCTCTAAGAAAGAGCGGCACAAAGCGGAATGCGCTCTGGCGAAGATTGGCGGCGAGGAAACGCAGCGCCACATCTTCCTGTGCGCGGTATCTGACAAGCAGAAGTGCTGTGACCGGGAGACCGGCAAGAAATCTTGGAATTACCTCAAGAAGCGGATGAAGCAGCTTGGCTTAGTCGGGCCGAAGAAATCGGCCAGCGGAGGAGTCGCGCGGACCAAAGCGGATTGCCTGCAAGTCTGCGCGGCAGGGCCAATCGCGGTCGTTTGGCCTGAAAACGTCTGGTATCATAGTTGCAACGAAGAGGCGCTAGAGCAGATAATTCAGGAACATCTGATTGGTGGGCGTCCGGTCGAAGAATTCCGTCTGCATGCGCGTGACGGTGAAACGCCTTAA
- a CDS encoding PTS sugar transporter subunit IIA, whose product MSAEFKIIPEAVIAASPEDKPAILKALADVFARAYSRDATEVLESLQEREQLGSTGFGRGVAIPHARIEGLARPMAACLRLNQPVDFDAADGMPVDLVFGLISPAEGGTAHLHALAAISRLLRDEAMHEALTEAPDEEALRGLLTNISDRDAA is encoded by the coding sequence ATGAGCGCAGAATTTAAGATTATACCTGAGGCAGTAATTGCTGCTTCGCCCGAAGATAAGCCTGCGATCCTTAAGGCGCTGGCTGATGTATTTGCTCGTGCGTATTCGCGTGATGCCACCGAAGTGCTCGAATCGCTCCAAGAGCGGGAGCAGCTGGGAAGCACCGGATTCGGGCGAGGCGTTGCTATCCCCCATGCGCGTATCGAAGGTTTGGCGCGCCCTATGGCCGCTTGCCTTCGCCTCAATCAGCCGGTTGATTTTGATGCGGCGGATGGCATGCCGGTTGATCTAGTTTTCGGACTCATTTCTCCGGCAGAGGGTGGCACGGCGCATCTTCATGCACTGGCTGCTATTTCCCGCCTTCTCCGTGATGAAGCTATGCACGAAGCGCTCACGGAAGCGCCTGATGAAGAGGCGCTGCGCGGGCTACTGACCAATATCTCGGACCGTGACGCTGCCTGA
- a CDS encoding DUF2497 domain-containing protein: MQQQGEASVEEILESIKKVIARDNRSDAAQARTRRTIAAEAADSPGSADDTDEVLDLAAAEFVEEAPTNDGSDGECEQGEPLTAAITRGSMRDNFEALAMLSEPGKQPQIVRTGETSLEGMVREMLRPMLATWLDTNLPPLVEKMVAAEIARIAGKRG, from the coding sequence ATGCAGCAACAGGGCGAAGCTTCGGTCGAGGAAATCCTCGAATCGATCAAAAAGGTGATCGCACGCGACAACCGCAGCGATGCGGCGCAGGCGCGCACTCGCCGCACAATCGCCGCGGAAGCAGCCGATTCGCCAGGATCTGCCGATGATACTGACGAAGTGCTCGACCTTGCCGCTGCTGAATTTGTGGAAGAGGCACCAACTAACGATGGTAGCGATGGAGAATGCGAGCAAGGTGAACCACTGACAGCTGCAATCACCCGTGGTTCCATGCGCGACAACTTTGAAGCACTTGCGATGCTGTCCGAACCTGGAAAGCAGCCACAAATCGTTCGTACCGGCGAGACCTCGCTGGAGGGTATGGTGCGCGAAATGCTCCGCCCGATGCTTGCCACTTGGCTCGACACCAATCTTCCGCCGTTGGTTGAGAAGATGGTCGCCGCCGAAATTGCACGAATCGCGGGCAAGCGCGGCTAG
- a CDS encoding CBS domain-containing protein has protein sequence MEVSRLIEGRSSGDIITCEFGMKVRDVIALLAEKRIGALPVMQAGKVVGIFSERDVIYKLAAEGAICLDREISEVMTAEPITVAPSTKVDHALALMTRRRIRHLPVVEGDHMRGFISIGDLVKSRIDEVQSEAEAMRSYIQTS, from the coding sequence ATGGAAGTATCCCGCCTGATCGAAGGTCGTTCCAGCGGCGACATCATCACATGCGAATTCGGCATGAAAGTGCGCGACGTGATCGCCCTACTCGCCGAAAAGCGCATTGGCGCATTACCGGTAATGCAAGCCGGCAAGGTCGTGGGAATTTTCTCCGAACGTGATGTGATCTATAAGTTGGCTGCGGAAGGCGCGATCTGTCTCGACCGCGAAATCAGCGAAGTCATGACCGCAGAGCCGATTACCGTGGCACCCAGCACGAAGGTCGATCACGCGCTCGCACTGATGACTCGCCGCCGTATTCGTCACTTGCCGGTTGTCGAAGGCGACCATATGCGCGGCTTTATTTCGATCGGTGATCTGGTGAAATCACGCATCGACGAGGTACAAAGCGAAGCTGAAGCAATGCGCAGCTACATTCAGACTTCTTGA
- a CDS encoding cell wall hydrolase, with amino-acid sequence MSRKTQKAGVIAVAATLITTFALSESSGVAAEAADEAPQTEISNPAKQDAANPAFIAEEVVQPLPVEEPVEETAEEEAAPVTAGSLRELVSATNTSGKLSRDMHCLASAIYFESRGEPLAGQLAVGTVIINRAESRQFPSDYCGVVTQRSQFSFVKGGRIPKARTSTAAWRKAKALAKIAHQGTWESAAADSLYFHATYVKPRWASRKKHRAQISTHVFYR; translated from the coding sequence ATGAGCCGCAAGACTCAAAAGGCAGGTGTTATCGCCGTTGCCGCAACATTGATTACGACTTTTGCTCTGTCGGAAAGCTCCGGCGTAGCAGCAGAGGCCGCTGACGAAGCGCCCCAAACCGAAATTTCCAATCCTGCTAAGCAGGATGCCGCAAACCCCGCTTTCATTGCTGAAGAAGTGGTTCAACCGCTCCCAGTGGAAGAGCCGGTCGAAGAAACCGCCGAAGAAGAAGCCGCACCCGTGACTGCAGGCTCGCTTCGTGAACTGGTTTCCGCAACAAACACATCAGGCAAGCTGTCACGCGATATGCATTGCCTTGCCAGCGCGATCTATTTTGAATCGCGCGGCGAACCGCTCGCTGGTCAGTTGGCCGTCGGTACGGTGATCATCAACCGTGCCGAAAGCCGCCAGTTTCCTTCCGATTATTGCGGTGTTGTTACGCAGCGTTCGCAGTTCTCTTTCGTGAAGGGTGGCCGCATTCCGAAGGCTCGCACCAGCACAGCCGCTTGGCGCAAGGCCAAGGCGTTGGCCAAGATTGCCCATCAAGGCACTTGGGAAAGCGCAGCAGCCGATTCGCTGTATTTCCACGCGACTTACGTAAAGCCGCGCTGGGCCAGCCGGAAGAAGCACCGCGCGCAGATCAGCACGCATGTCTTCTACCGCTAA
- a CDS encoding S9 family peptidase, whose product MIRTLGLTALSTGLSLALASPALAQEAPPAAPMTAQDLVTMPRVGISTTSPDGENVIYTVTKTDPETYERSTAMYLQDITDLERQPVEIDLGPGASDAAFGSDGRVYFLSSATSDETSQVWRATLSPTGAASEVKQVTKLGADVHGFHLSPDASKIAVFGNVARECTTFSCDEGGNSSLTGPGTGMLFEGDVGFVRHWDVYETPGEYGRVFAYDISDGAAQSGVALDGPAGEGALIASTPTRPFGGPEDIAWGADSDSIYFAARVADRNEPYSTNVDIYQSDLSGGAPVNVTEANKATDILPAPSPDGKYLAYAAMERAGYEADKLTVMLRDLGTGQVRALTKDWDRSVGSLTWTPDSEHIIATAQEVLDTPAFRIDVKSGKVTRLTLAPGREGRIGSISAVAGDRLVFTRSTIEVPSDVYVSQYEAPGRRISYRDTDEVLSRLTSVTTQRFSFEGAGGDTVWGQITKPIGHDGQIPAILYVHGGPQGSFNDGWSSRWNPRVVASQGYAVISVDFHGSTGYGQEFTDSINQDWGGKPLEDLQKGLAAALKLDSSIDGDRACAMGASYGGYMMNWIAGKWPDRFDCLIQHDGLFDMRSFYYTTEELWFPKWDFDGSYAENPELYEKWNPVNHVANWKTPMLVITGEKDYRVPYTQGIASFTALQEKQIPSQLLVFPDENHWVLKPKNSLQWHNTVFDWLERWTAE is encoded by the coding sequence ATGATCAGAACACTCGGGCTTACCGCTCTCTCCACTGGCCTCTCGCTCGCTCTTGCTTCTCCCGCACTCGCACAAGAGGCTCCTCCCGCCGCACCCATGACGGCACAGGATCTGGTGACCATGCCACGCGTGGGCATTTCCACCACCAGCCCTGATGGCGAGAATGTGATCTATACGGTCACCAAAACAGACCCTGAGACATACGAGCGCAGCACGGCGATGTATCTGCAGGACATCACTGATCTGGAACGCCAGCCGGTCGAGATTGATCTGGGTCCCGGTGCCAGCGATGCGGCCTTCGGCAGTGACGGGCGGGTATACTTCCTATCCTCGGCCACCAGTGACGAAACATCGCAAGTCTGGCGCGCAACGCTTAGCCCAACGGGCGCCGCAAGCGAGGTCAAACAGGTCACCAAGCTTGGCGCCGACGTGCACGGGTTCCACCTCTCCCCCGATGCCTCCAAGATCGCGGTGTTCGGCAATGTCGCGCGTGAATGCACCACTTTCAGCTGCGATGAAGGCGGCAACAGCAGCCTTACCGGCCCGGGCACTGGCATGTTGTTCGAAGGCGATGTTGGCTTTGTGCGCCACTGGGATGTTTATGAGACTCCCGGCGAATATGGCCGCGTGTTTGCCTACGACATTTCGGATGGCGCCGCCCAAAGCGGCGTCGCACTGGACGGCCCCGCAGGCGAAGGCGCACTGATTGCGAGCACCCCAACCCGCCCGTTCGGCGGACCAGAAGACATTGCTTGGGGCGCAGACAGTGACAGCATCTATTTCGCCGCCCGTGTGGCCGACCGGAACGAGCCTTACTCAACCAATGTCGATATCTATCAATCTGACCTGTCAGGCGGCGCGCCGGTCAACGTTACCGAGGCCAATAAGGCGACTGATATCCTCCCGGCCCCGTCCCCCGATGGCAAATATCTTGCCTATGCCGCCATGGAGCGCGCCGGGTACGAAGCCGATAAGCTGACAGTAATGCTCCGCGATCTTGGCACTGGCCAAGTGCGGGCGCTGACGAAGGATTGGGATCGTTCCGTCGGATCGCTGACATGGACGCCCGACTCCGAGCATATCATCGCGACTGCACAGGAAGTGCTCGACACCCCCGCTTTCCGCATCGACGTGAAGTCGGGCAAAGTTACACGCCTTACGCTCGCTCCGGGCCGCGAAGGCCGCATTGGCAGCATCTCTGCTGTTGCGGGCGACCGCTTGGTGTTCACGCGCAGCACAATCGAAGTTCCGTCGGACGTCTACGTCTCACAATATGAAGCACCCGGTCGCCGGATCAGTTACCGCGACACGGATGAAGTGCTTAGCCGCTTAACTTCGGTCACGACGCAGCGCTTCAGCTTCGAAGGCGCAGGCGGTGACACCGTATGGGGCCAGATTACCAAGCCGATTGGTCATGACGGTCAAATTCCTGCGATCCTCTACGTTCATGGCGGACCGCAAGGCTCATTCAATGATGGCTGGTCCAGCCGCTGGAACCCGCGCGTTGTCGCGAGCCAGGGCTATGCTGTCATCTCGGTCGATTTCCACGGTTCTACCGGATACGGACAGGAATTCACGGACAGCATCAATCAGGATTGGGGCGGAAAACCGCTCGAAGACTTGCAGAAAGGCCTCGCTGCTGCACTCAAACTCGACAGTTCCATTGACGGCGACCGCGCCTGCGCCATGGGAGCGTCATACGGCGGTTACATGATGAACTGGATCGCCGGAAAATGGCCTGACCGGTTCGATTGCCTGATCCAGCATGACGGCTTGTTCGACATGCGCAGCTTCTATTACACGACCGAAGAACTGTGGTTTCCGAAGTGGGACTTTGATGGCTCCTATGCCGAAAACCCCGAGCTGTATGAAAAGTGGAATCCGGTTAATCACGTCGCCAACTGGAAGACTCCGATGCTCGTGATTACCGGTGAAAAAGATTACCGAGTGCCTTATACGCAAGGCATCGCCAGCTTCACTGCCTTGCAGGAAAAGCAAATCCCATCGCAGCTGCTGGTCTTCCCAGACGAAAACCACTGGGTGCTGAAGCCAAAGAACTCGCTGCAATGGCACAACACTGTATTCGATTGGCTGGAACGTTGGACTGCCGAATGA
- the xth gene encoding exodeoxyribonuclease III, which yields MKIATYNINGIKARLPRLLEWLEETRPTVACLQEIKTMDEGFPAEEFEKIGYKAIWHGQKSFNGVAILADGVEPVETQRGLPLLRPDDPEDVQSRYLEADVNGVRIACLYLPNGNPQPGPKFDYKLAWMERLHARMKELWDQEIPTVVLGDFNVIPEAKDTYSVKAMADDALTQPESRDAYFRLLGDGWTDAIDTLNPRGGVWTYWDYQRGAWQRDHGFRIDHLLLSPELADRMVAAGVDKEFRGRERASDHTPVWVEITDPPPA from the coding sequence ATGAAAATTGCGACTTACAATATCAACGGAATCAAAGCGCGTTTGCCGCGTCTGCTCGAATGGCTGGAGGAAACCCGGCCAACCGTCGCCTGCTTGCAGGAAATCAAGACAATGGACGAAGGCTTCCCGGCGGAAGAATTCGAAAAGATCGGCTACAAGGCGATCTGGCATGGTCAGAAGAGCTTCAACGGCGTCGCGATCTTAGCTGACGGCGTCGAACCGGTTGAGACGCAGCGTGGCTTGCCCTTGCTTAGGCCCGACGACCCCGAGGATGTGCAATCGCGGTATCTGGAAGCCGATGTGAATGGTGTACGCATCGCGTGCCTCTATCTGCCCAATGGCAACCCTCAGCCTGGCCCTAAATTCGACTATAAGCTTGCATGGATGGAGCGCCTGCACGCCCGCATGAAGGAGCTATGGGATCAGGAAATTCCAACAGTCGTGCTCGGCGATTTCAACGTTATCCCCGAGGCGAAGGACACTTACTCGGTCAAAGCCATGGCCGATGATGCGCTCACTCAACCCGAATCGCGTGACGCCTATTTCCGCCTGCTTGGTGATGGTTGGACAGATGCCATTGATACTCTCAACCCGCGCGGCGGTGTGTGGACTTACTGGGATTACCAGCGCGGCGCATGGCAGCGTGATCACGGCTTCCGGATCGATCACTTGCTGCTTTCGCCCGAACTGGCTGACCGGATGGTTGCCGCTGGCGTCGATAAGGAATTTCGCGGCCGCGAACGGGCTAGCGATCACACACCTGTCTGGGTCGAAATCACCGACCCGCCCCCAGCATGA
- a CDS encoding fumarate hydratase, whose amino-acid sequence MSDMVIIREDDLIESVADALQYISYYHPMDYIRALGDAYEAEQGPAAKDAIAQILTNSRMCAEGHRPLCQDTGIVNVFLKWGQNCRLESNKSMQEVVDEGVRRAYTHPENKLRASILADPAFTRRNTRDNTPSVLSVEMVPGNTVGVDVAAKGGGSENKSKFKMMNPSDNIVDWVLEQIPSMGAGWCPPGMLGIGIGGTAEHCMKLAKQSLMDPIDMGQLKKRGAQTDIEQLRIDIFDAVNATGVGAQGLGGLSTVLDVKIYDAPCHAAGKPVAMIPNCAATRHAHFTLDGSGPAFLETPKLDEWPDVNWEPDAAAKRVNLDTLTAEEVAGWEHGDRILLSGKMLTGRDAAHKRISDMLERGEGLPVDFKGRTIYYVGPVDPVMGEAVGPAGPTTATRMDKFTEMMLDLGLLAMIGKAERGNDAVDVISRFKVSYLMATGGAAYLVSRAIKEAKVVGFEDLGMEAIYEFTVENMPVTVAVDSKGNNVHTLAPAIWRKKIAEENLLPTK is encoded by the coding sequence ATGAGCGACATGGTGATTATTCGCGAAGACGACCTGATCGAAAGTGTCGCAGACGCGCTCCAATATATCTCATATTACCATCCGATGGACTATATCCGCGCGCTGGGCGACGCTTATGAGGCAGAGCAAGGCCCGGCGGCGAAGGACGCGATTGCGCAGATACTGACCAACAGCCGTATGTGTGCAGAGGGGCATCGCCCGCTGTGTCAGGACACCGGTATCGTCAATGTGTTCCTCAAATGGGGCCAAAATTGCCGGCTCGAATCCAACAAGAGCATGCAGGAAGTGGTCGATGAAGGTGTTCGCCGCGCCTACACGCATCCTGAAAACAAGCTGCGGGCATCCATTCTAGCTGATCCGGCTTTCACCCGCCGTAATACTCGCGACAATACGCCCAGCGTTCTGTCGGTTGAAATGGTCCCCGGAAACACAGTTGGTGTCGATGTTGCCGCCAAGGGCGGCGGGAGCGAGAACAAATCCAAGTTCAAGATGATGAACCCGTCTGATAACATCGTGGATTGGGTGCTCGAACAGATTCCCAGCATGGGCGCCGGCTGGTGCCCGCCCGGGATGCTCGGCATCGGGATTGGCGGAACAGCCGAACATTGCATGAAGCTCGCCAAGCAAAGCCTGATGGACCCGATTGATATGGGCCAGCTGAAAAAGCGCGGGGCACAAACCGATATTGAACAGCTGCGGATTGATATTTTCGATGCCGTCAATGCAACAGGTGTGGGTGCCCAAGGACTGGGCGGACTATCGACGGTGCTCGACGTGAAAATCTATGACGCGCCGTGCCATGCGGCGGGCAAACCGGTTGCGATGATCCCCAATTGCGCTGCGACGCGCCACGCCCATTTCACGCTCGATGGTTCGGGTCCTGCATTTCTTGAAACACCCAAGCTGGATGAATGGCCAGACGTAAATTGGGAGCCCGACGCGGCTGCCAAGCGAGTGAACCTTGATACGCTCACGGCCGAAGAAGTTGCCGGGTGGGAACATGGCGACCGCATTCTGCTGTCAGGCAAGATGCTGACAGGCCGTGATGCCGCACATAAACGCATCAGCGACATGCTCGAACGCGGCGAAGGGCTGCCCGTCGATTTCAAAGGCCGCACTATCTACTACGTTGGCCCTGTCGATCCGGTGATGGGCGAGGCCGTTGGTCCTGCTGGCCCAACCACGGCCACGCGGATGGACAAGTTCACCGAAATGATGCTCGACCTTGGCCTGCTGGCGATGATTGGCAAAGCCGAGCGCGGCAACGACGCCGTCGATGTGATCTCTCGGTTTAAAGTCTCCTATTTGATGGCCACCGGCGGAGCGGCTTATCTGGTCAGCCGTGCTATCAAGGAAGCCAAGGTTGTCGGCTTCGAAGATCTGGGCATGGAGGCGATTTATGAATTCACGGTTGAGAATATGCCGGTGACCGTGGCGGTCGATAGCAAGGGCAACAATGTCCACACGCTGGCACCTGCTATCTGGCGTAAAAAAATCGCAGAAGAGAACCTTCTACCCACGAAATGA
- a CDS encoding PaaI family thioesterase, with protein MGAAQHYRALEGLYRSAPINQKFRSSLAIEEEGRSIIHFAVDESCYHAAGAAHGTIYFKMLDDAAFYAANTLVTDRFLLTTSFNMHFSKPVKIGDVTAHGHWVSGRRRVLVAESRLLDAEGEEIGRGTGTFMRSHIPLSNLDGYGPAGS; from the coding sequence ATGGGCGCGGCTCAGCATTACCGCGCTTTGGAGGGATTGTATCGCTCGGCTCCGATCAACCAAAAATTCCGCTCTTCGCTCGCAATCGAGGAAGAGGGCCGGTCAATCATTCACTTCGCGGTGGATGAAAGTTGCTATCACGCAGCGGGCGCTGCTCACGGAACGATCTACTTCAAGATGCTCGACGATGCGGCATTTTATGCCGCCAACACTTTGGTGACAGATCGCTTTCTGCTGACGACCTCTTTTAACATGCACTTTTCCAAACCTGTGAAGATCGGTGATGTCACCGCGCACGGCCACTGGGTTAGTGGCCGGCGCCGGGTGCTTGTTGCCGAATCTCGCTTGCTCGATGCTGAGGGCGAGGAGATCGGGCGCGGTACAGGTACGTTCATGCGCTCGCATATCCCGCTGTCGAACCTCGACGGCTACGGACCGGCAGGATCCTAA
- a CDS encoding protein-L-isoaspartate O-methyltransferase → MTLTKTRPSTDFTAARRAMIDSQLRVTGVNDPAVLARFLAVPREDHVPAGARSTCYMDRAAPLGGGRYLAAPLSHGLMLEEAAPVLGDKALLVDGGSGYLAELVRPMVGSLDIITPEEAAAKSRKKGDFTLLLVDGAVEELSEELIRRIADNGRVVTGMIRNGVTHLAVGRKAAGKVTLVPLAEVGFPRMAQFDKPAGWSF, encoded by the coding sequence ATGACCTTGACCAAGACTCGTCCTTCGACCGACTTCACGGCCGCGCGCCGCGCGATGATCGATAGCCAGCTCAGGGTCACAGGCGTCAACGATCCAGCCGTGCTAGCCCGTTTTCTTGCCGTACCGCGCGAAGATCACGTTCCTGCGGGCGCTCGCTCGACCTGCTATATGGACCGCGCTGCGCCGCTCGGTGGCGGGCGTTATCTCGCTGCCCCGCTCAGCCACGGCTTGATGCTGGAGGAAGCTGCGCCAGTACTGGGTGACAAGGCTCTGCTGGTCGATGGCGGCAGCGGTTATCTGGCCGAATTGGTGCGCCCGATGGTCGGGTCGCTCGACATCATCACGCCTGAAGAAGCTGCGGCCAAGTCGCGCAAGAAGGGCGATTTCACGCTCCTGCTGGTGGATGGCGCAGTTGAAGAACTCTCGGAAGAACTGATCCGCCGCATAGCTGACAACGGCCGCGTAGTGACGGGCATGATCCGCAATGGCGTTACCCATCTTGCCGTTGGCCGTAAGGCCGCGGGTAAGGTCACTTTGGTGCCGTTAGCCGAAGTTGGATTTCCGCGAATGGCCCAATTCGACAAGCCCGCTGGTTGGAGCTTCTGA
- a CDS encoding DUF1491 family protein — MDSRLPAHLEINGLIRAVQAAGGFATVIAKGERDAGTILIVTMDRQGHQRLFERMPQLDGSRKFVASRDQDENNPLEFNEYLERRKRQDSDIWVLELDIADAERFIVNIGTV, encoded by the coding sequence TTGGACTCGCGGCTTCCGGCCCATCTTGAAATCAATGGCCTGATCAGAGCGGTTCAGGCCGCTGGCGGCTTCGCGACGGTTATCGCAAAGGGTGAACGCGATGCCGGGACGATCCTGATTGTTACAATGGATAGGCAGGGCCACCAGAGGCTTTTCGAGCGGATGCCGCAGCTCGACGGTTCGCGCAAGTTTGTTGCGTCGCGCGACCAAGACGAAAATAACCCATTGGAATTCAATGAATATTTAGAGCGGCGAAAACGCCAAGATAGCGATATTTGGGTTTTGGAGCTGGATATCGCAGATGCGGAACGGTTCATCGTTAATATCGGAACGGTTTAG
- a CDS encoding TolC family outer membrane protein, with protein MSGRGKISKTLLIAVSAMALATPAQADSLKEALVQAYLTNPTLQGARADQRATDENVPIQKAAGRPNVNATANYIEFVKQATTSFIAPDRQFAAGVDLAVPLYSGGAVKYGVRAAETRVEAGQADLRGTESALFSQVVSSYMDVLLQQAIVGLSLNNVDVLSINLEATSDRFEIGDLTRTDIAQSQSRLATAESDLESSRANLIAARETYIQLVGDTPDNLQPPPPLPGLPSTVAESVDIALENNPDLIAARERATAAEYDIEVAGSGRLPTIGLFTGGDYNDFLGTLGGGQAQGQTSASAGITASIPIFNGGRVAAQQRQSQARATSALEQEIAAERSVIAQVRASYSSWRAANQIIESTQTAVSAAELSLEGVRAENTVGNRTVLDILDAERELLSARVQLVTARRNAYVAGFTLLAAMGRAEARDLGLGDDVPLYDVDANYQRVEGSWWDWDRDPDPAAKSTRTVDSPAQDGEIPEDGMTDAEDGVY; from the coding sequence ATGAGCGGGAGGGGCAAAATTTCAAAGACGCTGCTGATCGCGGTCTCCGCAATGGCGTTGGCCACGCCCGCTCAGGCGGACTCGCTGAAAGAGGCACTGGTTCAAGCATATCTGACCAACCCGACCCTGCAGGGCGCGCGGGCCGATCAGCGCGCGACGGACGAGAATGTTCCGATCCAGAAGGCTGCTGGTCGGCCAAATGTAAACGCGACCGCCAATTACATCGAATTTGTGAAGCAAGCGACGACCAGCTTTATCGCGCCTGACCGTCAATTTGCAGCAGGCGTCGACCTAGCGGTACCACTCTATTCTGGCGGGGCAGTAAAATATGGTGTCCGCGCCGCCGAGACCCGCGTCGAAGCGGGACAGGCCGATCTGCGCGGCACCGAATCGGCGCTCTTCTCGCAGGTCGTATCGTCGTACATGGATGTGCTGCTTCAGCAGGCGATTGTCGGGCTGTCGCTCAACAATGTAGATGTGTTGTCAATCAATCTGGAAGCTACAAGCGACAGGTTCGAAATCGGCGACCTCACCCGCACTGACATTGCCCAGTCCCAGTCACGGCTGGCCACTGCCGAAAGTGATCTGGAGAGTTCGCGCGCCAATCTGATTGCTGCTCGCGAGACCTACATCCAATTAGTCGGCGATACGCCGGATAACCTCCAACCTCCGCCCCCGCTGCCCGGCCTGCCTTCAACAGTGGCTGAGTCGGTTGATATTGCGCTCGAAAACAACCCCGATCTGATCGCGGCAAGAGAACGCGCGACCGCCGCTGAATATGATATTGAAGTAGCCGGATCAGGCCGCTTGCCGACCATCGGCCTGTTCACCGGCGGCGATTACAACGACTTCCTTGGAACTCTGGGCGGCGGTCAAGCGCAGGGGCAAACGTCTGCCTCCGCTGGCATCACAGCCTCGATCCCAATTTTTAACGGCGGCAGAGTGGCCGCCCAGCAGCGACAATCGCAGGCCCGGGCAACGAGTGCGCTCGAACAGGAAATCGCCGCTGAACGAAGCGTCATTGCGCAAGTGCGCGCATCCTATTCCAGCTGGCGCGCAGCCAATCAAATCATCGAATCAACGCAAACGGCAGTTTCTGCTGCAGAGCTCAGCCTCGAAGGTGTTCGGGCCGAAAATACAGTGGGTAACCGGACAGTGCTTGATATTCTTGATGCCGAGCGAGAGTTGCTTTCGGCGCGAGTCCAGCTCGTGACCGCGCGCCGCAATGCCTATGTCGCCGGCTTTACCCTTCTAGCCGCAATGGGCCGCGCAGAAGCGCGCGATCTTGGTCTAGGCGATGATGTTCCGCTGTATGATGTCGATGCCAATTACCAGCGGGTCGAAGGTAGCTGGTGGGACTGGGACCGCGATCCCGACCCGGCAGCCAAATCGACTCGCACCGTTGACTCTCCGGCCCAAGATGGTGAAATTCCCGAAGATGGAATGACGGACGCTGAAGACGGCGTCTATTAA